The Oceanithermus desulfurans sequence CATCAAGCCCATCGCCCTGGAAGAAGGCCTCCGCTTCGCCATCCGCGAGGGCGGCCGCACCGTGGGCGCTGGGGTCGTGACCAAGATTCTGGAGTGAGGTGAGGGATGCCAAAGATTCGCATTAAGCTGCGCGGTTTCGACCACAAGAGCCTGGACGCTTCCGCGCGCAAGATCGTCGAGACGGCCCGGCGCAGCGGCGCCAAGGTGGCGGGGCCGGTTCCCTTGCCCACCCGTATCCGCCGTTTCACCGTGCTGCGCGGTCCGTTCAAGCACAAGGACAGCCGCGAACACTTCGAGATCCGCACCCACAACCGCCTGGTGGACATCACCAACCCCAACAAGAAGACGATC is a genomic window containing:
- a CDS encoding EF-Tu C-terminal domain-related protein is translated as IKPIALEEGLRFAIREGGRTVGAGVVTKILE
- the rpsJ gene encoding 30S ribosomal protein S10; the protein is MPKIRIKLRGFDHKSLDASARKIVETARRSGAKVAGPVPLPTRIRRFTVLRGPFKHKDSREHFEIRTHNRLVDITNPNKKTIESLMTLDLPTGVEIEIKTVGGGR